The Streptomyces sp. NBC_00435 nucleotide sequence CTGGCGCTCCCGCGGCGGGCCGGGTTTCACTGCGGGCCCATGAGACGACACAGGATCATGGGCGTGCTCGGCGCGCTGACCCTCGCGGCGGCCACCCTCGCCGCCGCGGGCCCGGCGGTGGCGGCCGAACCCGGCGGCGCGCCCGCGGCGGCCTCCCCCGCACCTGCGGCACCCGGCGCACAGCCGCCGCCCGCCGAGTTCGGGACGGACTGGCACGACCCCCTCACCCCCGCCCCGCCCGTGGCCCACCCCGGGACCCGGTCCTGCCAGGTGACCCTGGCCGAGGCGCAGTTCCGCGACTTCACCCCGTACCAGGGCTCTTACGTACCGCCCACCGGCTGTGGAACGGCCGACTGGGCGGCGGTCGTGCTCCGCCTCGACGGCAAGGTCAAGGGCCGCCAGTTCGACCGCCTCGGCCACCTCTCCGTCGGCGGAGTGGAGATCTTCCACACCTCGACTCCCGAGCCCTCACCGGACGGCATCGCCTGGTCGGTCGAGAAGGACGTCACCCACTACCGGGACACGCTCAGCCGCCCGCAGCCCGTGGAGATGCTCATCGGCAACGTCGTCGACGACACCTACACCGGCGTCATCGACGTCAAGGTCACCCTGACCTTCTACACCGCCGAGCGCCGCCCCGGCGCCGCCCGCCCCGGCGCCGCCCGGCCCGACGCGGCCCGCTCCGACGCCGGCCGCACCCCGGACCGTGTGCTGGCGCTCACCACCCCGGCGGTCACCCTCCCGCGCAACACCGAGCGGCTGCTGGCCGAGGTGTACGCCACGGGCTCGGGCGGCGGCTGCGAGGAGTACTGGTACATGACCACCCCCGAGGCGGCCCCCTACTCCTGCAAGGCGGCCGACGGCCCCTACCGCGAGGTCCGGATCTCCGTCGACGGGCAGATCGCCGGCATCGCCGCGCCCTTCCCGACCGTGTGGACCGGCGGCTGGTCCAACCCCTTCCTCTGGTACGTGACCCCCGGCCCCCGCGCCTTCGACGTCCAGCCGCTCCGCTACGACCTCACCCCGTACGCCGCCCTCCTCAACGACGGGCGACCGCACCGCGTCGAGGTGTCCGTCGCCGGAGTACCGGCCGGGCAGAGCGGCTGGGCCACCCCCGCCAACCTGCTGCTCTGGCAGGACGCGGCCCGTGAGGTCGTCACCGGGGCCCTCACCCGCGCCGAGCGGAGCGATCCGGCCAACTCCTCGCGCTGGACGCCCGCCGCGCCCGGCGCCGAGCACCGCCTGGACACCGAGGGTGGGCACCGGCTGACCGTCGCCGGATACCTGGACACCTCGCACGGCCGGGTCACCACCACCGTCTCCCGCTCGGTGCACAACACCTCGGTCCACCGCTGGACCGAAGGAGAGGACCGCGACGGGCTGACCGCGACCTGGACCGACGAGGAGAGCGTCACGCGCGGGACGACCACCACCCGGACGAACCGCACCTACACGATGGACGGCGAGACCACCCTGGGCGCGGGCGACCGGCTCCGCACCGTCATCACGCTCGGGGACCGCTCGGACACCGTCACCCTGCGCGGCGGCCGGGAGGTCGAGCGGTCCCGGACCGACGACCAGTACACGGGCGACGCGAGCTACACCGCGAACGTTCCGCGCGACCAGCGGCACGCCGTCGCCACCACCTCCGCCCGCTACCGGGCCCACGGAACCGGAGCGCCCGGAGGCTGCTACGACCGCACCGTGGCCACCGCCCAGGGCACCATCACGCAGGACCGCCGCCGCTGTTGACACCGACGGCGCCATGACCCGCGGTGCGGGGGCGCACGCCCCCGCACCACACCCGGCCGGTCCGGAATCACAAAAAAGTGCATGCGAGCGGTCAAATCGCTTGCCGGCGGACTATCCTATTTATAGGCCTACGAGGCGAGCGAGGGAGTTCGACCGTAGTAGCCGACTGAGGCGGAATTCGGTTGTTGTTGTCCGCCCCGGCCGACGTCAACGGTAGGGCTGAGAGGTCCGACGGTCGGAAGACCCGAAGGCGACCCCCATCACCTGATCCGGACAATACCGGCGCAGGGAGCCCGTTTCGTAGGTCCTTCCACGCCCCGGCCCACCCCGGGTTCCCCCTCCACTCACCCCTCCCCCCGGCCGCCGTCGGCCCCGCCCTCGAGTCGGTCGACGAGGACGAGCGCCACATCGTCCGCCAGACACCCGTGCGTGTGGCGGAGCAGTCCCTGCCGCAACCCCTCCAGGAACGCCTGCCCGGTGTGGTCGCACATCGTCTTCATCGCCGCCGGCAGATCGAAGAAGGCGAAGGCGTTGTCGCCGTCGCGGGCCTCGATCACACCGTCCGTGTACAGCAGCAGCCGGTCCCCCGGCAGGAACGGATAGGTGTCCGTCCGGCAGGGAGCACCGCTGATGAACTCCTCGAGACCCAGCGGCGGCAGGTGGGTGGCCGGCATCAGCGCCCGGACCGTGCCGTCGCACAGCAGCAGCGGTGGCGGATGGCCCCGGTTGATCACCTCGACGGCGGGGCCGTCCGGGATCTGGGCCACGAGCGCGGTCACGAAGGCTTCCCGGAGGGCGTCGTCGGCGCCGTTCGCACCCGCGCCCATGATGACGGCGTCCCGGCGCAGGGCCTCGCCGCAGTGGTTGACGACCTCCACCAGGTCGTCCTCGTAGTGCACCGCCTCCCGGAACGCGCCGAGCACCACCGCGGCCGCGCGCACCGCGGGCAGCCCCTTGCCGCGCACGTCACCGACGATCATCCGGACCCCGTACCGGGTCTGGACCACGTCGTACAGGTCACCGCCGATCTGGGCCCCCGTCTCCGCCGCCAGGTACATGCTGGCCGCCCGTACGGGCCCCAGCCGGGCCGGCACGGGACGCAGCAGGACCTCCTGCGCGGCCACGGCGATCCGGCGGATCTGGTTGAGCTCGCTCTCCCGGCGCGTGCGCACGGTGCTGCTCGTGATGAAGCTCGCCGCCGACACCAGGGACAGGGCGAGGAAGTTCGTGTAGACCTGCTGACCGCCCCACGCGTGGTTGTGGGTGGCGGTGATCACGCTGACCCCGACGGCCACGCCCGCCGCCGCGAGCGTGCCCCTGGGGCCCATCGTCACCGCCGCCAGGGCGGGCGTCGCCACCAGCAAGGGGCCGGTGTACACGACGTGCGCGGGTGTGAGCTCGATGAGGAGCACCAGCAGGGCGATCGCGAAGGGCACGCACTCCGCGAGCACGAAAAGGACCTGATGGTGACCGCCGGCTCCCGGTCCCGGGGGCGAGCGCACGGGCGCACTCATGAGTACAGCCTGCCCCTGCGGGGCGACCGGCCGCCACTTCGGGTGCACCCGTCCCCTCAGGTGTCCGGCCGCGGCCCGGACCGGGTAGGGATCCGCGGACGGAAGGCCGCCCCACCGCCCTCCGAGTCTGGAGCGCCCCATGCCCGTGAGCACCGACCCGGCGGAGGTCCCCCGGGTCTCCCGTGAGGAATTCGACGCCCTCTTCGCCTCGCTCCGTACGTGGGGCCGCTGGGTCCCGGCCGACCGGGGTGCCTGGAACCGGGTCACCCCGGACCATGTGCGCAGGGCCGCCGCCCTGGTGAGGGACGGTACGACGGTGTCCCTGGGGTTGCCCTGGAACACCCGACCGGGTCCCGACAACGCCAGGCCCGCGCTGCACTACATGACCGACCTCGGCGATGTGGAGCCCCCGGAGCCCTCCGCCCACAAGGACTTCCTGGGCGTGGACTACCACGGCAAGGGAGTCAGCCACCTCGACGCGCTGTCACACATCGCCTACCGGGGGCTGCTCTACGGGGGCCACCCGGCGCGCGAGGTCATCGGCTCCGGCGGGGCCCGGTTCGGCTCGGTGGCCGCGCTGGGACCGCTCGTGACCAGGGGAGTGCTCCTCGACCTGCCCGTCGCCCTCGGCGTCGACTGGCTGGAGCCCGGGCACGCGGTCCGCGCCCGGGACGTCGTCGCCGCCGAGCGGGTGCTCGGGGTGGGGATCGACGACGGGTGCGCGGTGCTGCTGCGCTCCGGCAGGTTCCGGCGCCGCCGCGAGCTGGGGCCGTGGGACGTCGACGCGGCCAGCGCGGGGTTCCACGTGGACGCGATGCCCCTGCTGGCGGAGCGGGCCGTCAGCCTGCTCGGCTCGGACGGGGACAGCGACGTCCGGCCTTCCCCGGTCGAGGGCCTGCACTCCCCCGTCCACGCGCTGGCCGTCGCGGCCATGGGGGTGCCCCTGCTGGACAACCTGGACCTGGAGGCGCTGTCCGCCGCGTGCGCCGAGGCGGGACGCCACGAGTTCATGATCGTCGTGACGCCACTCGACATTCCCGGCGGGACGGGATCGCCGGTCAATCCGGTGGCTGTCCTATGAAGCGACAAATAGGCGAGAATAGACTCGAACCGGACCGATCCATGATTCAGCCTTCGTCGCCGGGACCGCAGGGACCGCACGGACCGGCACCGACCCGTACCAGCCAGGGGAAGTGATGCGTATGGGGATCACGGGAGAGCAGATAGGCCCCGCACGCTCCCGTGAGCGGTTCCTGGTGGGCGAATCCGCCGGGGCCGGGGTACGCGGTCCGATCCTGAACTCCTGGCTGCGCTGCCGGCTGCTGGGACTGTCACCGGACGGGACCGAGCTGCCCTACCGGGACGACTTCGATCCGGACAGCCGGCTCGTGCGCGCCGCCGCACCCGTCCTCGACGAGCTGGAGTCCCGCTTCTCGGGCAGCCGGATGAACATCGCCCTCGCCGACGCCGACGGCACGGTGCTGCAACGCCGATTCGGCGATCCCTCCCTGGCCCGCAGCCTGCCTCCCATCCAGATCGTGCCCGGCTTCGTCTTCGCCGAACGCTTCGGCGGGACCAACGGCATCGGCCTCGCGCTGGCCGAACGGGGCCCCGTCCAGGTCTACGGCGCGGAGCACTTCGCCGAACGCGCCCAGTCCAACGCCTGCTGCGCCATACCCATCCGCGACCAGATCAGCGGGCGGATCGCGGGCGTGCTCTGCTTCGGGTACCCACACGCCTACGAGCGTCCGTCCCTCGCCGTACTGCTGCGCCGGGCGGCCGGGACGATCGAGCGGCGGCTGACGGAGCAGAGTTCGGAGCGTGAGCGCGGGCTGCTGCGTGCGTACCTCGATGCCGAAGGGCGCGCCCTGACCGGCGGGAGCGGCGCGGACGCCCACGACGGGCACCGCACCGGGCCGACCGGCCCGGCGGCGCCGGCCGGGCTGGACGGGCTCGACGGGCTCGACGGGCTCGACGGGCTCGACGGGCTCGACGGGCTGGCCCAGCTGGACGGGCTCGACGATCTGGCGCTGGACCCGCACGACCAGACGATCCTCAAGGACCGGGCGACCGAGCTGATCTCCTCGTCCAAGCGGGCGGCGGTCGCCGTAGCGCTCCCCCACGGCCGGGCGGCCACCCTACTGAGCCGGCCCGTCACCAGCAGCTCCGGGGTGGAGGGCATGGTCGTCGAGGCGGTGCTCAGCAGCGACACACCCCCGGTCCATCACCTCTCCGTCGCGCCCCGCCCCGGCGCCACCCGCCCCGTACCGCCGCCCGCCGGACCGGGGGCGGAGCCAGGGCCTGCGCCCACCGAACCGGAGCCCACCGAATCGGAGTCCACCGGGCCCGCCCCCGCCGCCGGGTCCCGGCCCGGCACCGTCCGCGGCCTGGTGCTGGTGGGCGAACCGGAGGTCGGGAAGTACGCCATCGAGGCACGGCGGCGCCTGGAGCTGCTGGCCGAGGCCAGCACCCGGATCGGCACCACCCTGGACGTGGGCCGCACCGCCCGCGAGCTCGCCGAGATGGCGGTTCCGGCCCTCGCCGACCACGTCACCGTCGACCTGATCGGGGCCGTGCTGCGCGGCGACGACCCCACCGACCCCCGGCACGGCGACGACGCGGCCGGTCCCGGGACCGACCTGTACCGGTCCGTGGTCCACGGCATCCGCGACGACTGCCCCTTCTACCCGGCCGGCCGGGTAGTGCGGCTGCACCCCGGGAATCCGATCATGCGCTGCCTGACCGAGGGGCACACGTTCCTGGAACCCGAGCTGAAGTCCGCGGCCGGCTGGATCGGACAGGACCCCGAGCGCGCGCGGAAGGTCATGGCCTGCGGTGTGCACTCCCTGATCGCCGTTCCGCTGCTCGCCCGCGGCGTCCTGCTCGGTATCGCGAGCTTCTACCGCTCCCAGGACCCCGCCCCCTACGGGGAGGACGACAGCCGGCTCGCCCAGGAACTCGCGGCCCGCGCCGCCCTGTGCGTGGACAACGCCCGCCGCTACACCCGGGAACACGCCTTGGCCCTGACGCTCCAGCGCAGCCTGCTCCCCCGCGGACTGCCCGAGCAGGGTGCCGTCGAGGTCGCCCACCGCTATCTGCCCGCCGAATCCGGGGTCGGCGGCGACTGGTTCGATGTCATCCCCCTGTCCGGCGCCCGCGTAGCCCTCCTCGTGGGCGACGTCGTCGGACACGGGCTGCACGCCGCCGCGACGATGGGCCGGCTGCGGACCGCCGCGCGCAACTTCGCCGAACTGGAACTCGCCCCCGACGAACTCCTGACCCACCTGGACAACCTCCTGGTACGCATGGACCGGGAGGAGGGGGGCGACCACGCCACGGGCAGCACCGGCATCGTCGGCGCGACCTGCCTGTACGCCATCTACGACCCCACCTCACGGCAGTGCACCATGGCCAGGGCGGGCCACCTGCCGCCGGCCCTGGTCCGTCCGGACGGCACCGTGACCTTCCCCGACCTGCCCGCCGGCCCGCCGCTGGGCCTGGGCGGCCTGCCCTTCGAGACGGCCGAGATCGAGCTAGCCCGGGACAGCACGCTCGTCCTCTACACCGACGGGCTCGTCGAGGACCGCCACCGCGACATCGACGTCGCCCTCGAACTGCTCCGGCGCACCCTGGCCCACCCGGACCGGAGCCCCGAGGAAACCTGTCAGGCGGTCATGACCGCCATGACGCCCGAGCACCCTTCCGACGACATCGCCCTGCTCGTCGCCCGCACCCACACCCTGCCCGCCGACCGGATCGCGACCTGGGACATGCCGGCCGATCCCGCGCGGGTGTCCGCCATCCGGGCCGCCGCCACGCGCCAGCTGGCCCACTGGGGGCTGGAGGATGTCTCCTTCGCCGCCGAGCTGCTGCTGAGCGAACTGGTCACCAACGCCGTCCGCTACGGCACCGCACCGATCCAGGTACGCCTGATCCACGACCGCACCCTGATCTGCGAGGTCTCCGACGGCAGCAGTACCGCCCCGCACATGCGGCGGGCCGCCAACACGGACGAAGGCGGGCGCGGCCTGTTCCTCGTGGCACAGCTGGCCCAGTCCTGGGGCACCCGCTACACGCCCGGCGGCAAGGTGATCTGGGCCGAATGCGCCCTGGACGCCGGTTGAACCGGGGCCGATCCGGGGCGGAATCGGGTATCAATGCGGCTTGTCCACGTCATGCAGCGGATTGTCCCTTTCCTGCCAGTAGCATCCTCCCTGTCCCGCCCTCCCGAGAGGGGGATCCGAGGTAGGCCCCGGAGACGTCCGTGCATGACGCCCATGATCCTTCCGACACCTCGACCAGCGGCCCGCCCGCGCATTCCGCCGCCGAGCCGCTCCTGCGGGTCCGCGGCCTCGGCAAGCGGTTCGGCGGTACCGTCGCGCTGGACTCGGTCGACCTAGACCTCCACCGCGGCAGCGTGCTCGCCCTCCTGGGCCCCAACGGCGCCGGGAAGTCCACGCTCATCAAAGTGCTCGCCGGGGTCCACGGGGCCGACCAGGGCGAGGTGACGGTGGCCGGGCACCCGCTCGGGTCCGAGGCCGCCTCCGCGAAGATGTCGTTCATCCACCAGGACCTCGGGCTGGTGGAGTGGATGACGGTCGCCGAGAACATCGCCCTGGGGACGGGCTACCCGCGCCGCCACGGCCTGATCTCCTGGCGGCGCACCCGGGAGGGCTGCCAGGAGGCCCTGCGGACCGTCGCGGGACACCTCGACGCCGACGCCCGGATCGCGGACCTCGCACCCGCGGAACGTTCCCTGGTGGCCATCGCCCGTGCCCTCGCGCGCCGCACCGAGCTCTTCGTGCTCGACGAGCCGACCGCCACGCTCCCCGCCGCGGACTGCGCCCACCTCTTCGACGTCCTGCACGCGCTGCGCGACCGGGGGCACGCCGTCCTGTACGTCAGTCACCGGCTCGACGAGGTGTACCGGGTCGCGGACGCCTTCGCCGTCCTGCGCGACGGACGCCTCGTCAGCGGAGGTCCGCTCGCCGGGTACGGTCCCGCGCGTCTGGTCCGTGACATCGCGGGCGGCGTACCCGCCGGGCGGGGGCCCGCCGCCCCCGTGCGCGCCGGGCGTCCTCCCGTACTGCGCCTCGACGCCGTGACGACGCGGCGCACCGGGCCCGTCAGTCTGGAGCTGGCGCCCGGAGAGATCCTGGGCATGGTCGGGCTGATCGGCGCCGGCCATATGGACCTGGGCCGGGCCCTCGCCGGAGCGCTGCCGCCGCTCGGCGGGCGGGCCCTGCTCGACGGCCTGCCGTACCACCCGCGCAGCGTGGCCGCCGCCCTCGGCCGGGGAGTCGGCTTCGTGGCCGCCAACCGCCAGGAGGAGGGCTGCGCCCCCGATCTGACGGTCCGGGAGAACTTCCTGGCCAACCCCCGGG carries:
- a CDS encoding PP2C family protein-serine/threonine phosphatase — encoded protein: MSAPVRSPPGPGAGGHHQVLFVLAECVPFAIALLVLLIELTPAHVVYTGPLLVATPALAAVTMGPRGTLAAAGVAVGVSVITATHNHAWGGQQVYTNFLALSLVSAASFITSSTVRTRRESELNQIRRIAVAAQEVLLRPVPARLGPVRAASMYLAAETGAQIGGDLYDVVQTRYGVRMIVGDVRGKGLPAVRAAAVVLGAFREAVHYEDDLVEVVNHCGEALRRDAVIMGAGANGADDALREAFVTALVAQIPDGPAVEVINRGHPPPLLLCDGTVRALMPATHLPPLGLEEFISGAPCRTDTYPFLPGDRLLLYTDGVIEARDGDNAFAFFDLPAAMKTMCDHTGQAFLEGLRQGLLRHTHGCLADDVALVLVDRLEGGADGGRGEG
- a CDS encoding peptide-N4-asparagine amidase, with translation MRRHRIMGVLGALTLAAATLAAAGPAVAAEPGGAPAAASPAPAAPGAQPPPAEFGTDWHDPLTPAPPVAHPGTRSCQVTLAEAQFRDFTPYQGSYVPPTGCGTADWAAVVLRLDGKVKGRQFDRLGHLSVGGVEIFHTSTPEPSPDGIAWSVEKDVTHYRDTLSRPQPVEMLIGNVVDDTYTGVIDVKVTLTFYTAERRPGAARPGAARPDAARSDAGRTPDRVLALTTPAVTLPRNTERLLAEVYATGSGGGCEEYWYMTTPEAAPYSCKAADGPYREVRISVDGQIAGIAAPFPTVWTGGWSNPFLWYVTPGPRAFDVQPLRYDLTPYAALLNDGRPHRVEVSVAGVPAGQSGWATPANLLLWQDAAREVVTGALTRAERSDPANSSRWTPAAPGAEHRLDTEGGHRLTVAGYLDTSHGRVTTTVSRSVHNTSVHRWTEGEDRDGLTATWTDEESVTRGTTTTRTNRTYTMDGETTLGAGDRLRTVITLGDRSDTVTLRGGREVERSRTDDQYTGDASYTANVPRDQRHAVATTSARYRAHGTGAPGGCYDRTVATAQGTITQDRRRC
- a CDS encoding cyclase family protein, with translation MPVSTDPAEVPRVSREEFDALFASLRTWGRWVPADRGAWNRVTPDHVRRAAALVRDGTTVSLGLPWNTRPGPDNARPALHYMTDLGDVEPPEPSAHKDFLGVDYHGKGVSHLDALSHIAYRGLLYGGHPAREVIGSGGARFGSVAALGPLVTRGVLLDLPVALGVDWLEPGHAVRARDVVAAERVLGVGIDDGCAVLLRSGRFRRRRELGPWDVDAASAGFHVDAMPLLAERAVSLLGSDGDSDVRPSPVEGLHSPVHALAVAAMGVPLLDNLDLEALSAACAEAGRHEFMIVVTPLDIPGGTGSPVNPVAVL
- a CDS encoding sugar ABC transporter ATP-binding protein, translated to MHDAHDPSDTSTSGPPAHSAAEPLLRVRGLGKRFGGTVALDSVDLDLHRGSVLALLGPNGAGKSTLIKVLAGVHGADQGEVTVAGHPLGSEAASAKMSFIHQDLGLVEWMTVAENIALGTGYPRRHGLISWRRTREGCQEALRTVAGHLDADARIADLAPAERSLVAIARALARRTELFVLDEPTATLPAADCAHLFDVLHALRDRGHAVLYVSHRLDEVYRVADAFAVLRDGRLVSGGPLAGYGPARLVRDIAGGVPAGRGPAAPVRAGRPPVLRLDAVTTRRTGPVSLELAPGEILGMVGLIGAGHMDLGRALAGALPPLGGRALLDGLPYHPRSVAAALGRGVGFVAANRQEEGCAPDLTVRENFLANPRASGVPAWHWLGARRERRESAALIERFSVRPRDGEVPIATLSGGNQQKVVLGRALRGRLRLLVLEEPTASVDVGAKAAVHRLLEEAAAGGLAILLVSTDFEEVADLCHRALVFVRGKVAAEQAGTGLTPVELTRAASAMPPITGSTAGP
- a CDS encoding SpoIIE family protein phosphatase, whose translation is MGITGEQIGPARSRERFLVGESAGAGVRGPILNSWLRCRLLGLSPDGTELPYRDDFDPDSRLVRAAAPVLDELESRFSGSRMNIALADADGTVLQRRFGDPSLARSLPPIQIVPGFVFAERFGGTNGIGLALAERGPVQVYGAEHFAERAQSNACCAIPIRDQISGRIAGVLCFGYPHAYERPSLAVLLRRAAGTIERRLTEQSSERERGLLRAYLDAEGRALTGGSGADAHDGHRTGPTGPAAPAGLDGLDGLDGLDGLDGLDGLAQLDGLDDLALDPHDQTILKDRATELISSSKRAAVAVALPHGRAATLLSRPVTSSSGVEGMVVEAVLSSDTPPVHHLSVAPRPGATRPVPPPAGPGAEPGPAPTEPEPTESESTGPAPAAGSRPGTVRGLVLVGEPEVGKYAIEARRRLELLAEASTRIGTTLDVGRTARELAEMAVPALADHVTVDLIGAVLRGDDPTDPRHGDDAAGPGTDLYRSVVHGIRDDCPFYPAGRVVRLHPGNPIMRCLTEGHTFLEPELKSAAGWIGQDPERARKVMACGVHSLIAVPLLARGVLLGIASFYRSQDPAPYGEDDSRLAQELAARAALCVDNARRYTREHALALTLQRSLLPRGLPEQGAVEVAHRYLPAESGVGGDWFDVIPLSGARVALLVGDVVGHGLHAAATMGRLRTAARNFAELELAPDELLTHLDNLLVRMDREEGGDHATGSTGIVGATCLYAIYDPTSRQCTMARAGHLPPALVRPDGTVTFPDLPAGPPLGLGGLPFETAEIELARDSTLVLYTDGLVEDRHRDIDVALELLRRTLAHPDRSPEETCQAVMTAMTPEHPSDDIALLVARTHTLPADRIATWDMPADPARVSAIRAAATRQLAHWGLEDVSFAAELLLSELVTNAVRYGTAPIQVRLIHDRTLICEVSDGSSTAPHMRRAANTDEGGRGLFLVAQLAQSWGTRYTPGGKVIWAECALDAG